The Desulfuromonadales bacterium sequence CTTCGCCTCGGCGTGGTTGAGAACGTATTCGATCTGTTCCGGGGTATTGGTGGCGTAGATCGGCACCGTGACGGCGCGGACGGTCTGGGTGCCGAGATCGGCGATGGCCCAGCCGACCCGGTTTTCCGACAGGATCGCCACCCGGTCGCCGGGTCGCACTCCCGCCTTGCGCAGCCCGCGCGCCGCCATCAGGACGCGCTCGTACAGCTGGGCATAAGTCAGGACAGTCCATTTGCCCCCCCTTTTGAAACTGACCGCCGGCTGCCCGGCAAACCTGGTCGCGTTCGACTTCAGCAGTGCCGGCACCGACCTGAACGGGACTTCGATCATCGATTACGGACCTTCCATGACGGCATACGGCATTTCATCCCCGGAAGGCAAATAGTCTCAGGAATCTCCTGACGTTCGGGCCATCCTGTATGGCGCTTTCAATTTTATCATCTATCGGTGATATTGATACTGCCCGACGGCTTGTTGACCTTCATTTTCATTCATTCCCGGCCGGCTCTCCCGATCGGGTAAGATGGAGTTGGCAACGGACCATGACCTTCAGGGGTAAACTGTGTTCATGAGCAGACGGCGCATCACCAGACGAGTCGTAACCAGATACGCGATGCTGCAGCTCCCGGCCTTGCTCCTGCTGATCATCAGTCTGCTGGCGTTGCGGCACTGGAGCGTGATCCCCTCCTGGGTGTTCTGGGCCGGCACCGCGGTCTGGATCGTCAAGGACGTCCTGCTGTTTCCCTTCGTCTGGCGCGCCTATGATCCGGATGCCCCGTCTGCCGCCAACGCCATGGTCGGCAGGCGCGGCGTGGCCGTGCAGCGCCTGGAGCCTTCGGGGTATATTCAGGTCGGCGGCGAGCTTTGGAATGCGGAGCTGGAGGCAGGCGAGACGGCGGTGGAGGCGGGGGAAACGGTTCTGGTGCAGGAGGTCCGGGGGCTGACTTTGCGGGTAAGGCGGGAGGGGGATGCGCGGGGAGGGACGGAACGGACGAACCATTCTCTTACTTCGTGATCATCGGCTTTCGGGCCCCTCGTCACCTCCGGCCGGCCGGTATCCCCTGCTGTCCGCAATTGCCGACCGACCCCAAACAATTCAACTGTTCAACGCTTCAGCGGTCCCAAGGCGTCACGGCTCTTCCAGGAGCTGCCATTCGGCAAAGCCTTCCTTGCGGCCGGGAACCTTCCTCCCCCTGAGCACCACCCGGGTGCGGACAGGGTCGGTCTTCACGGCGACGTACGCCCGCACCAGGGCGGCGACGGTCGCCTCCTGCAGGGTGATGGAAGAGCCGTCAGCCAGCTGCACGGTGGTACGGATATGGAGATGCCCCTCGGGAATCTCCGCCACAATCTCCGTCACATCCTCGTTTCTGAGCACCACGGCAGGCTCTCCCGTCTTCAGTCGTTTTAGTTTGCTTATTTCCAAATTTCCTCATCGACCTTCTCGAATACAGCCGTATTGCGCTCGAATTCTGATGCCTGTTCCTGGCTCCAGGTG is a genomic window containing:
- a CDS encoding NfeD family protein — protein: MSRRRITRRVVTRYAMLQLPALLLLIISLLALRHWSVIPSWVFWAGTAVWIVKDVLLFPFVWRAYDPDAPSAANAMVGRRGVAVQRLEPSGYIQVGGELWNAELEAGETAVEAGETVLVQEVRGLTLRVRREGDARGGTERTNHSLTS
- a CDS encoding AMP-binding protein — encoded protein: MIEVPFRSVPALLKSNATRFAGQPAVSFKRGGKWTVLTYAQLYERVLMAARGLRKAGVRPGDRVAILSENRVGWAIADLGTQTVRAVTVPIYATNTPEQIEYVLNHAEAK